Proteins from a genomic interval of Caulobacter rhizosphaerae:
- a CDS encoding GNAT family N-acetyltransferase: MADLVIRPVTRADRDQWLPLWDGYNAFYGRSGDTALDPAVTAMTWERFFDAYEPVHALVAEQDGRLLGLTHYLFHRSTTAIEPSGYLQDLFTTEQARGKGVGRALIEAVYAAARAAGASRVYWQTHETNVTAMTLYDRVAEKSGFVVYRKLV, encoded by the coding sequence ATGGCCGACCTCGTGATCCGTCCCGTGACCCGCGCGGACCGCGACCAGTGGCTGCCGCTGTGGGACGGCTACAACGCCTTCTACGGCCGGTCCGGCGACACGGCCCTGGACCCGGCGGTCACGGCCATGACCTGGGAACGGTTCTTCGACGCCTACGAGCCGGTCCACGCCCTGGTCGCCGAACAGGACGGCCGGTTGCTGGGTCTGACCCACTACCTGTTTCACCGCAGCACCACGGCGATCGAACCCAGCGGCTACCTGCAGGACCTGTTCACCACCGAACAGGCGCGCGGCAAGGGCGTGGGCCGGGCGCTGATCGAGGCGGTCTACGCCGCGGCCAGGGCGGCCGGCGCTTCGCGGGTCTACTGGCAGACGCACGAGACCAATGTCACGGCGATGACGCTGTACGACCGGGTGGCGGAGAAGTCGGGGTTTGTCGTGTACCGGAAGCTGGTTTGA
- a CDS encoding cupin domain-containing protein, which yields MRRSRLWILATLCLAAVACAPPAAKASRVAAADTAACGGSVIPPQVRRTPAEIAALPSTGKPGGVQTVVLYGDPAKPGLYTARLAIPAGFVLAAHTHEDTRTTTVVSGTWSIGYGRKFDVTQTKALPPGSLYSEPKTVAHFGTAKDGPVVLYVTGCGPSNTVFVDPPAPAAEPAR from the coding sequence ATGCGCCGCTCCCGCCTCTGGATCCTCGCGACCCTGTGCCTCGCCGCCGTCGCCTGCGCCCCGCCCGCCGCGAAGGCGTCGCGAGTCGCCGCGGCCGACACGGCGGCGTGCGGCGGCTCGGTCATTCCGCCACAGGTGCGGCGGACGCCCGCCGAGATCGCCGCCTTGCCCAGCACCGGCAAGCCGGGGGGCGTGCAGACCGTCGTGCTCTATGGCGACCCGGCCAAGCCTGGCCTCTATACCGCCAGGCTGGCCATCCCCGCCGGCTTCGTACTGGCCGCCCACACCCATGAGGACACCCGCACGACGACAGTGGTTTCGGGGACCTGGTCCATCGGCTACGGCCGGAAGTTCGACGTGACCCAGACCAAGGCCCTGCCGCCCGGCAGCCTCTACAGCGAGCCCAAGACCGTGGCCCACTTCGGAACAGCCAAGGATGGGCCGGTGGTGCTCTATGTCACCGGCTGCGGGCCGTCGAACACGGTGTTCGTCGATCCGCCCGCGCCGGCCGCCGAGCCGGCGCGCTAG
- the rplK gene encoding 50S ribosomal protein L11, which yields MAKKILGYIKLQVKAGSATPSPPIGPALGQRGVNIMGFCKEFNARTENVEKGTPLPTVITVYQDKSFTFVTKTPPATHYLKQITGLKSGAKLTGRETVGEVTRTQLREIAEKKMKDLNANDLEAAAKIIEGSAKAMGLKIVEA from the coding sequence ATGGCTAAGAAGATCCTGGGCTATATCAAGCTCCAGGTGAAGGCCGGCTCCGCCACGCCTTCACCGCCCATCGGCCCGGCTCTGGGTCAGCGCGGCGTCAACATCATGGGCTTCTGTAAGGAGTTCAACGCGCGCACCGAGAACGTCGAAAAGGGCACCCCCCTGCCGACCGTCATCACGGTCTATCAGGACAAGTCGTTCACCTTCGTCACCAAGACCCCTCCGGCGACGCACTATCTGAAGCAGATCACCGGCCTGAAGTCCGGCGCCAAGCTGACCGGTCGCGAGACCGTCGGCGAAGTGACCCGCACCCAGCTGCGCGAGATCGCCGAAAAGAAGATGAAGGACCTGAACGCCAACGATCTCGAGGCCGCGGCCAAGATCATCGAAGGCTCCGCCAAGGCCATGGGCCTGAAGATCGTGGAGGCCTAA